The following DNA comes from Capsicum annuum cultivar UCD-10X-F1 chromosome 7, UCD10Xv1.1, whole genome shotgun sequence.
GTCTATGTATGCTACAATCGCGTTAGCCACTAAATCCACTGGTTCTAGCACCACTCGAAATGACCAAACAATTTGCAAAATGATTGTTGCGGGTTTCACTGGTCAACTCCGAGGTTGGTGGGATAATTTTCTAGATGATACAAAACGCGAAGCTATCTTTAATGCTACAAATGATCAACCGGGGAAAGATAATCTTGGTCGTGCTCTCCCGGCAGGTAGATCAGATGCAATCTATACACTCATGCTAactattattgaacattttggcggatgatttaccaatcaatatgaaaataTTCGAACCCTTCTCAATGGTTTAAAATGCCGCCATCTAGGCGAATTTCgttggtataaagacacctttcttagtcGAGTCATGGACTTACCCGTGAGTAAGTATGaacattggaaagctaaattcattgacgGTCTTCCCCCCCTATTTGCTGCACGTGTTCGTAAAActcttagaggatcttatggcgAAATTCCTTATTctgaaaaaacttatggtcaacTAATTGTAGCTTGTACACAAGAAGGCTTAGCCCTCTGTAATGAGCTAAAATTAGCTAGACAAGTCAAGCTTGATAAGCTCAGAGAGAAATCTCAATTGGGCGACTTCTGTGAACAATTCGGCATGGAAAAACCCTTGGTTCAAAAATCCCGAAAATATTCAAAATCCAGACCTTACTATAAATCCAAACACTCTAGGCATCGGAGTAAGGAAGAGCGCGAAGCTCGAAAGTCCTTCCGAAAGTCTACTAGATTTGCTAAAAATCATTCGAAGTGTGATTTAGCAAAAATCAAATGCTATAAGTGTAATCAATATGGTCATATTGCTCCCAATTGCAAATTGCAAAAACTTAAGTCATTAagactttctgaagaagttcatgaccaagtctataatttattatatacctctgaCTCTGAATCGGATTCTActtctgaaaatgattttgaattacccaATTCAGGTAGTGAGCAAAATCAGAATAATAGATGTGATGACTGTGATAATGATTTGtgcaattgtgatgaaatgatgtataaacttcaagcgcaaTTCGAAGACCTAGATCTTGATGTTAAAACTCTCACCGCTGAAAATATTCTTGAATTACTTAAAGAAGTTTCGGATGAAAAACTTTGTGAGAAAATCCTTAATCTTGCTACCCAAAAAACTTCTGCTTCTTCTAGTACGTCTAGAGATAACACTTTCGAAAATCAACCTATGTCTTATTCTTTAGCTGAAGTAAATCGACGGCTTGCTATAAGTAAAACTCCTGGTAGAGACACCACTTTTGACGATTTAAAACTCGaagttgaaaaactcaaaaaggaaATTATTTCGCTACAACAAAATCAGATGGTTACTGATCATCGACTTTCAAAACTCGAAGAAACAACGAAATTTTCAACTTCTTCttcaaaaggaaaggaaaaagatTTTGCAATCTCAAAAAATTCTGAGGATACTCTTCCCCTTGAAGATTACAATACCGAAAATTCGAAAAATGATTCTTTTCTAGGGATGATGCAAATTGTCTCTTcccataaatggtatattaattgtaccatattaattaataaaaacttCTTTATTACTAAcgttgctatgattgatagtggtgcggACGTTAGTTGCATACAAGAAGGTTTGATTCCTacaaaatactttgaaaaaactACTCATGTTATTAGATCTGCATCTGGAcattctcttgatattaattataaactacCTAACACGCATATTTGTCGAGACAAGGTATGTATtcctcatttcttcttcttggtcaaaaatcaaatttatcCGCCTATTATTTTAGGTACTCCTTtcataaatgctatttatccctATACGCATATTGATGCCAGAGGTTTTACGGCTACATATAAAAAGCAGCCAATTTCGTACCCTTTTATCACTCATCCAGTCACTAGGGACATAAACGCTCTTATTAATATAAAGCAAAATCAgcttaatttcttacaattagaaATAATGAGCATTAATATTTTCGACACCATGAAATCggttaaaataaaagaaaaaataaaaactatttcttCCCAATTAATGCTTGATATCTGTGCTGATCATCCAAACGCTTTCTGGAATCGAAAGaaacatattgtttctcttccctaTGAAGAAAATTTCAGCGAAGACAAGATCCCTACcaaatctcgaccctgtcaaatgaatacaaaCTTGGTCGAATTTTGCAAAACAGAGATAGATAGTCTCCTTCAAAAGGGACTTATTAAACCCTCTaaatctccttggtcttgtaTTGCTTTCTATgttaataatgctgctgaaaaagaacgagGTATTCCTCGGTTAGTTATCaattataaacctctgaataaagttttaaaatggattcgttATCCAATTCCCAATAAAAGGGATTTACTGTCTAGATTATATGACGCTAATATATTCTCTAAATTTGATCTCAAATCTGGCTATTGGcagattcaaattgataaaaatcatacttatagaactgcttttaatgtccccTTTGGACAATacgaatggaatgttatgccGTTCGGattaaaaaatgctccttctgaatttcaaaaaattatgaatgatatctttaatccttatatggattttatcattgtctatatagatgatattctagtattCTCAAAGACTCTTGAAAGTCATTTTAAACATCTGCATATTTTTAAgcaaatcattattcaaaatggTCTAGTCATTTCAAAACCAAAGGTCAGTCTATTTCAAACTAGTATTCGATTTCTTGgccataatatttctcaaggctCAATTGAGCCAATACAGCGGGTACTTGAATTCGCTATCAAATTCCCTGATGAAATTACTGACAAAAAGCAACTACAAAGATTTCTTGGCAGTCTTAATTATATCTCTCCCTTCTATCAAAATCTATCTCGTGATCTAGCCCCGCTCTACGATCGTCTGAAAAAGGATCATAAAACTCCGTGGACTAAAGCTCACACTGATTTGGTAAAACTAATCAAAACTCGAGTACAATCTCTTCCTTGCACTTCTCTTGCCAACCCTAATtggttaaaaattattgaaactgaCGCCTCTAATATTGGatatggcggaatacttaaacaagtaaaTCCCCATACAAAATCTGAATGTTTAATTCGATtctattctggtaaatggaccGAAAGCCAGAAGAAATATGCTACGGTTGCTCATGAAATGCTTACCATTGTTAAATGtgtcttaaaatttcaagatgatctttACAATCAAAAATTTGTCATTCGAACAGATGCTCAATCGGTTAAATTCATGTTTGAtaaagactttaaacatgatgcttctaaaaTAATCTTTGCAAGGTGGCAAGCTCAGCTAGCCCCTTTTGATTACGAAATTCAGtataaaaagggtagtgaaaattcaTTACCTGATTTTTTATCACGCGAATATTTAATATGACTTTCTATACCCGTTTTCTCTCTGAAAAAACAATTCTTGCAATTCTTCAAAGTATTCCTTTACCTAAAGATATTCAGAAATTGATTTTAGAAACTCTCATTCATAAGCTTGTTCTGAATGACCTATGGTGGTTCCAACTAATACATGATGAATTATGGTGGTATACCACCTCTGAAAATGCTGACAATGACTGGTatgatattgatataaatgaCTAAATAATGATGCTTCTTTGCAGTATGGTTGATCCCCCTTGGCAAATAGCCAGAGGAAGAGGTCGAGGTAGAAATCAAAATCCTGCATATTTGCACCATGGAGGACGAACGAATCCTTCTTATCCACGAAGTACCAGAAACtctgcttatagcacaacaagtTCTAATTTCCCTGTACTCCAACATGGGAATCGAACTCTGGTTAATGCCCGAATCTCTCAGGAGGCATCGTCCTCACAATCGCAAACTCCGAATATTAATCTTGATGATATTCCTGAAACTCATCCTTTATTCCAGCAGATTAAGTCCTATTTATCTGATCAGAAAAAGGCTGCAGATTCCTTTGCATCAATCATTACTGAAAATGAAGATAAACCTTCATATGAGAAACTCGAAGCAAGGGAACTCATTATTTATCTGGAAAATCAGCATATCCCCTCACAAGAAAACTCCGAAGAAGCATGGAGgatcttaaaaaattatttaaccgCTAATGTTTATATGGCAGGAGAATCCTACAAAACACAGACtttttatgaataaattttaattaaCACCGCCAGTGCAACTTTTGAGCACAGCCCTCTCGGTGAATCCACCCCTGGAGTACATGGCTACTCTAAAATAGTCATCAAAAAGCTCATccctattgaagaatggggaatTTCCTCTATGACGCAACGAAGTCTTCCCATGGGTCCGCAAGGACAAACTATTGCCAATTTCACCTACTGGGATTACATCAAAGCTTTTACCTCTGTGTTATACTACAATAATTACAAACATAAacacacatggttcatcaaaatCTGTCCCAAAGTTTTTGAGAAACCTATTCTAAATTGGTTCATTCGTTGGTGGACAAATCACGGCCCATCGGTAAAAATTTTGCCAGCAGAATATACTTCCTTATATAACTCATGGAAAAAATCCTCTCCATTTCTAACCGAATTATATCTCTTTGACCATATCTGCAAATTAGACACTATCGATCAAATGTACTTTTATATCGAATTCTCTATTCCTTGGATACATCGTTGGTCGATTGAAATTGGTTACGATTCACAACAAATCCCAGCTATTTATCGgactttttattgtaatttctgggATAAACTGCTCAGAATAGACCCCGACACCAAACTTCCCTATGGACATGACCAAAAGGAAGAAATCAAGGACCAAATCTCTGCATATGAAAGAACAcccaaaaaatctattttaattgaAGATAAATCACTCAATTATGTCTCTCGGAGAATCTCTGCTCATGATGGAAATAAGCTCCAACTCATTGAAGAATATCTGGCCGAAGTCCGAGACAAATTACTTCATACAGTCGAACAAACTTCGGACACATCTATGAATAGCACGGAGCGAAACACTGATGATATCACGGATTCCCAGCCACCAGAAACCCTGAATGCAGATGAAGTATTAGCCAACGCAGAAGAATTTCTACGATggggccacaaaaaataaatctgaatatGTAATAATTATTGCTAATACTATTTCAAAATACTGTGGTAAAACACTGTGCACAGGTCCCAcatattactgtgcaagattcctTTTTCTCTTCTATAAAAGAAGCCTTATTCTAAAGAAGAGACAACAAGGAATTTTTAGAaattctctcttattctctcttgtAATAATCTTAGTAAAGCAATAAAAGTTGGCTTTGTGAATATTATTCCGGCGACTCTCCGGCAAGGTAcatacatatttaatttttactttgtTGTCTTCTTTAATTCTCCCAGATCTACgtcgtgactatgtccggctagaCTCCTTTTTTATGTTCATACAACAGTTCTAACCTCTCGAAGTATACgaactatgaaagatccagactctacTTAGATAATACAAGAAATTTTATAGTTTCCCGACTTGGTTCcgaaatggaggtacagtcgagatCAACAGTTTTACGATAGCTCTGTCTCTGTGACTCCGTCTAGTGAGTTGTGCCTTTGAAGCCCGTACTAATGGAAAGAAAGGGCGATTTTTGCACAATTAGAACAACTAGACACATGGGCTAACAAAAAAATGTTTGATTTCTGACAGGCCCCTTGTTCGGGTGAAAGATTTACCATACAGTCAGAAACTCCGaaatttctttgttatttcaGTTGGTGCTTCGATTCGGTTTTCCGACTTTAGCTTAATCCAATATTATTGCTTGGTCTGGTAGGCCGCGGCTAGCTTTAGCCGCCCAGCTAGCTTTAGCCgcagcctaagagatcctgaaaatggtaataataataataataataataataataataataataataataatgcattGTTTTCACCCTAAACTATATGCGAAATTGATGAGACAcaccgaactttaggagggtcctattacccctggaccaattaaaattatatttttgataatcttagtgcctacgtggcataTACGTGTGCCTATGTGGATCTTCAatgtgttgattcactgatgtgccacgtaggcactaaggttgccaaaaatatgattttaattagtccaggggataataggaccctcctaaagttcgggtgtatctcagcaatttcgtgtatagttcaagATGAAAACAGAGCATTTTtccgataataataataataataataataataataataataataataataatatgaacacACTACTTGTAGATTTGGAAGTGCCCTTTTCATGCATTGTTTCTTGGATTAATAGCTGTCAAAAATGTAAGGTGGTGGAAGGACACCCTCATTGATCACAACAGATTACGTAAGGTGTAGTGGTTGAAATCTTTGTCCATGCATGCACCTGAGACTatattatgtgctcttgatatgaCTCTACTGATTAATTCATAAAAATTCAGGATCTTCAACAAAATCTGGCCCATATTTTTCTCATCAAcctttttattaagaaaaatcaaaacattaaaaaatatataaatacaatgcGATCAAGGAGAtctaataatgtatttttaagaAATTGATCATTTATCTACGTCGGTTGGAGTTTCTGGTTTGGAGGGTTTTGATGAGGTGTGTGCTTTCGGTTAGATAGTGTTTAGTACTACTCTATGGGatgtcttatttttgttatttcggcttgtttcatgttttattacagCTTTATTTACTGTCTTTTTTGTCCTAGGTCGGGATccatcggaaacagcctctctatttcttcgaaggtagtggtatggactgcgtacactttaccttccccagaccccacaatgtaagaatacactgagtatgttgttttATCTACATAGTATAACTTTGCGATGAAGAGATGTCAATTGAACGATTTAACTTATCTGATAGAAGATTTACTAGATAagtttaaataatcaatatcaaacACATTAAATCAAACGAGAATATCGAATTCcaaacttaaaatcataaaatttaaatcttaaaTCTACACCCTCTTGGctaagaagagaagaaaatgGAGATCCAATTAGATTATAAAGATGATCAAACAattcaaaattaaacaaaatctAAAGTGTTTTTCAAAGTGCCCATATAGGTCGTTGAGTTAGTATTTTATGAAAATActtgggagggggggggggggggggggggNNNNNNNNNNNNNNNNNNNNNNNNNNNNNNNNNNNNNNNNNNNNNNNNNNNNNNNNNNNNNNNNNNNNNNNNNNNNNNNNNNNNNNNNNNNNNNNNNNNNaaaaaaaaaaaaaaaggaaaaaagaaaggaatgtTCAACATTGATACATGTAATccaacttttaaataaaaaacatattggATATAAAGCACCATTGAATAGACAATGGCTTTTACTAAATTAATCATGAATGGACTAGTAAAATCAGctcaatatatattatataatcaAATAATGTTTATTTATGCTCAAACTCGACTAAAGagtctcaaattttagatttgtaTTCTCTTCGAGCCTCAATATTTTAGTTCTTTTGAGATATCACCAGTTGAAATCGAACTCGTTTGCATCATGGACACTCAGCAAGGGATCTTTTGAATGAACCATATGATGATTTTCACAGGAAGCTTTACCAATTTTACAGACATTCTTCCAATTCCAGCACAACAAATACAACAAGGGCACAAACAGCTCAACAGTGACCTGCATTTTCATAAAAATCTCATCAACAAGCATAAGGGAGCTACGTACTATGTACACTGTCTATGTAATAATATTactaaattttaattataatgTTTATCATAAGGTTTTATTCTTCGAGGGGCAATAAAGGTTGAAACTCGTCCTTCCAAAAACAAGGGACTTACTTCTCATCCTAGGAGTTAGCAGGTATGAAAGAGTCCCCTCTCGGTCTTTAATTTCTCTCCGAGTTTCTTATGCATGTTAACATGAAATGAAACTATAATTATCTACTGTGGCCTTAAGAGATGTTGGAGTGCCACATCGGTTGATTAAAGgatccttggtctccttatatgggcTACCTCATGAGGAGAGGATTGTCTAAggccatataaggagaccaaagaccctttaacccaccgatcgATGTAGGACTGCAACACCCCCCACACCCAGGACTGGACATCtagagcgtggacaatataagatggGGGCCAACACCGGAAACAATAAACAAATTGGGTGAACCTGTCTCAAGGAGACCAAGACCCTTTAAGGCTTTGACACATAGTTGGAACTCCAACAAGAGAAATGTCTATCAATGACTTAAAATGGTCACATATGTATATTGGACCTATTGGGAGAATTGAAAATTCACTAAACTATTTGAGCCACG
Coding sequences within:
- the LOC124885911 gene encoding uncharacterized protein LOC124885911 produces the protein MDLPVSKYEHWKAKFIDGLPPLFAARVRKTLRGSYGEIPYSEKTYGQLIVACTQEGLALCNELKLARQVKLDKLREKSQLGDFCEQFGMEKPLVQKSRKYSKSRPYYKSKHSRHRSKEEREARKSFRKSTRFAKNHSKCDLAKIKCYKCNQYGHIAPNCKLQKLKSLRLSEEVHDQVYNLLYTSDSESDSTSENDFELPNSGSEQNQNNRCDDCDNDLCNCDEMMYKLQAQFEDLDLDVKTLTAENILELLKEVSDEKLCEKILNLATQKTSASSSTSRDNTFENQPMSYSLAEVNRRLAISKTPGRDTTFDDLKLEVEKLKKEIISLQQNQMVTDHRLSKLEETTKFSTSSSKGKEKDFAISKNSEDTLPLEDYNTENSKNDSFLGMMQIVSSHKWYINCTILINKNFFITNVAMIDSGADVSCIQEGLIPTKYFEKTTHVIRSASGHSLDINYKLPNTHICRDKVCIPHFFFLVKNQIYPPIILGTPFINAIYPYTHIDARGFTATYKKQPISYPFITHPVTRDINALINIKQNQLNFLQLEIMSINIFDTMKSVKIKEKIKTISSQLMLDICADHPNAFWNRKKHIVSLPYEENFSEDKIPTKSRPCQMNTNLVEFCKTEIDSLLQKGLIKPSKSPWSCIAFYVNNAAEKERGIPRLVINYKPLNKVLKWIRYPIPNKRDLLSRLYDANIFSKFDLKSGYWQIQIDKNHTYRTAFNVPFGQYEWNVMPFGLKNAPSEFQKIMNDIFNPYMDFIIVYIDDILVFSKTLESHFKHLHIFKQIIIQNGLVISKPKVSLFQTSIRFLGHNISQGSIEPIQRVLEFAIKFPDEITDKKQLQRFLGSLNYISPFYQNLSRDLAPLYDRLKKDHKTPWTKAHTDLVKLIKTRVQSLPCTSLANPNWLKIIETDASNIGYGGILKQVNPHTKSECLIRFYSGKWTESQKKYATVAHEMLTIVKCVLKFQDDLYNQKFVIRTDAQSVKFMFDKDFKHDASKIIFASMVDPPWQIARGRGRGRNQNPAYLHHGGRTNPSYPRSTRNSAYSTTSSNFPVLQHGNRTLVNARISQEASSSQSQTPNINLDDIPETHPLFQQIKSYLSDQKKAADSFASIITENEDKPSYEKLEARELIIYLENQHIPSQENSEEAWRILKNYLTANVYMAGESYKTQTFYE